The Aggregatilinea lenta genome includes a region encoding these proteins:
- the groL gene encoding chaperonin GroEL (60 kDa chaperone family; promotes refolding of misfolded polypeptides especially under stressful conditions; forms two stacked rings of heptamers to form a barrel-shaped 14mer; ends can be capped by GroES; misfolded proteins enter the barrel where they are refolded when GroES binds), producing MAKQLAFGEDSRRRLKVGIDTLANAVSTTLGPKGRNVAIDKKFGAPTVTHDGVTVAKEIELEDPYENMGAQLLKEAATKTNDIAGDGTTTATVLAQAIVNEGLKNVAAGANPMLLKRGIDAATEKVSHAIRDMAHDISTKEEIASVAAISAQDREIGELIADVMDKVGKDGVITVEESKGLEFETNFVEGMQFDRGYISPYFITSPETMEAVINDAYILIHDKKISAAQDMVPVLEKLLQLGKRELVIIAEDIDGEALATLVLNKLRGMLNVVAIKAPGFGDRRKAMLDDIAILTGGTVITEVLGRKLDSTTIADLGRAGKVVVDKNNTTIIDGAGEESAIKGRVEEIRVEIENSTSDYDREKLQERLAKLSGGVAVIGVGAATETELKEKKHRVEDALSATRAAVEEGIVPGGGVALINALSALDGLTLGSQDENTGVQIVRSALQVPMRKIAANAGLDGGVIQQQVVDRQKADKSNTIGYDVMSGQFVDMIKVGIIDPAKVTRGALENAASIAGMILTTEALITDLPEKEAPSAPPMPEY from the coding sequence ATGGCTAAGCAACTCGCTTTTGGCGAAGATTCTCGCCGCCGTTTGAAGGTTGGCATTGACACGCTGGCGAACGCCGTTTCGACTACGCTCGGTCCGAAGGGCCGCAACGTCGCCATCGACAAGAAGTTCGGCGCTCCCACAGTCACCCACGACGGCGTGACCGTGGCGAAGGAAATCGAGCTGGAAGACCCGTACGAGAATATGGGCGCGCAGCTTCTGAAGGAAGCCGCCACCAAGACCAACGACATCGCGGGCGACGGGACCACCACCGCCACCGTCCTGGCCCAGGCGATCGTGAATGAAGGTCTGAAGAACGTCGCCGCGGGCGCCAACCCAATGCTGCTCAAGCGCGGCATCGACGCGGCCACGGAGAAGGTATCGCACGCCATCCGCGACATGGCCCATGACATCAGCACCAAGGAAGAGATCGCGTCCGTGGCAGCCATCAGCGCCCAGGACCGCGAAATCGGTGAGCTGATCGCGGACGTGATGGACAAGGTCGGCAAGGACGGCGTCATCACCGTCGAGGAAAGCAAGGGTCTGGAGTTCGAGACCAACTTCGTCGAGGGCATGCAGTTCGATCGCGGCTATATCTCGCCGTATTTCATCACCAGCCCCGAGACGATGGAAGCCGTCATCAACGACGCGTACATCCTCATTCACGACAAGAAGATCTCCGCCGCGCAGGACATGGTTCCCGTGCTCGAAAAGCTGCTGCAGCTCGGCAAGCGCGAACTGGTGATCATCGCCGAGGACATCGACGGCGAAGCGCTGGCGACGCTGGTGCTTAACAAGCTGCGCGGCATGCTCAACGTCGTCGCGATCAAGGCCCCCGGCTTCGGCGACCGCCGTAAGGCTATGCTGGATGACATCGCCATCCTCACGGGTGGTACGGTCATCACCGAAGTGTTAGGCCGCAAGCTCGACTCGACCACCATTGCGGATCTCGGTCGCGCGGGCAAGGTCGTGGTGGACAAGAACAACACCACCATCATTGACGGAGCAGGCGAAGAGTCGGCTATCAAGGGCCGCGTGGAAGAAATCCGCGTGGAGATCGAGAACTCGACCAGCGACTACGACCGTGAAAAGCTCCAGGAACGTCTGGCGAAGCTGAGCGGCGGTGTGGCGGTGATCGGCGTCGGCGCGGCGACCGAAACCGAGCTGAAAGAAAAGAAGCACCGCGTGGAAGACGCCCTGAGCGCGACCCGTGCGGCGGTTGAAGAAGGCATCGTGCCCGGTGGTGGCGTTGCCCTGATCAATGCCCTGAGCGCGCTCGACGGCCTGACCCTCGGCAGCCAGGACGAGAACACCGGCGTGCAGATCGTGCGCAGCGCCCTGCAGGTGCCCATGCGCAAGATCGCGGCCAACGCGGGCCTCGACGGTGGCGTGATCCAGCAGCAGGTCGTCGACCGCCAGAAGGCCGACAAGAGCAACACCATCGGTTACGACGTGATGAGCGGCCAGTTCGTGGACATGATCAAGGTCGGCATCATCGACCCGGCCAAGGTGACGCGCGGCGCGCTCGAAAACGCGGCCAGCATCGCCGGCATGATCCTGACCACTGAGGCCCTGATCACCGACCTGCCCGAAAAGGAAGCCCCGTCGGCTCCGCCGATGCCGGAGTACTAA
- the groES gene encoding co-chaperone GroES — protein MALNLRPLADRVVIEPIEREETFAGGALVLPETAKEKPQQGRVLAVGAGRTDDDGDRIPMDVKVDDIVLFAKYAGTEIKLDDKKVLILKESDILAIVE, from the coding sequence ATGGCTCTCAATTTGCGTCCTCTGGCCGATCGCGTTGTGATTGAACCCATCGAGCGTGAAGAGACGTTCGCCGGTGGCGCGCTGGTGCTGCCGGAAACCGCCAAAGAAAAGCCCCAGCAGGGTCGTGTCCTGGCTGTCGGCGCGGGCCGTACCGATGATGACGGCGACCGCATTCCGATGGACGTCAAGGTGGACGATATCGTGCTGTTCGCCAAGTACGCGGGCACCGAAATCAAGCTTGACGACAAGAAGGTCCTCATCCTCAAGGAATCCGACATTCTGGCGATTGTGGAGTAG
- a CDS encoding tetratricopeptide repeat protein, translated as MYLRTPKRYRADRKKRHLRLVPRRLLLLIALVPLVYLGGSQALLHAEDIRGWIFPRVEDAVHGVATQVSPRPTPTATADVAAAQQGCTASERQGNLQEATINCQILADSNPNDALLQYKVARMLLIASASTGSGMDEAIEYASRTINADPEAPYGWAIQAMVLDWAGDVGGALASALHARAIDEDFAPTYAFMAEIYYDLGDIETASTYLDQAQEMDTTGLASVDIYRNRALLSSTVGDYDAAIQDLRAALEMAPNHSYIAVELANNYIALDEFDSAMEVLSDTLNRNPNDPYLLWRMGWAQVEAGTRDRAYEYYRRCLDAAPDNMRCLSYLGGLQYSDEDFVSAVPNLSRAIEMGSEDTSDFYQLGMAYAQQGQCDLGVPYFQRGYELAVAQEKESAQSDFSSASQEYCSRALVPVETLATEAPVDTEVFATATPTPSP; from the coding sequence ATGTACCTACGCACACCCAAGCGTTACCGGGCCGACCGGAAAAAGCGCCATCTCAGGCTCGTCCCGCGCCGCCTGCTGCTGCTGATCGCGCTCGTGCCGCTGGTCTACCTGGGCGGGAGCCAGGCGCTGCTGCACGCCGAAGACATTCGGGGCTGGATCTTTCCGCGCGTGGAAGATGCCGTGCATGGAGTCGCCACGCAGGTGTCGCCGCGCCCCACGCCGACCGCGACCGCCGACGTGGCCGCCGCGCAGCAGGGATGTACCGCTTCGGAACGCCAGGGCAACCTGCAAGAAGCAACCATTAACTGCCAGATCCTGGCCGACAGCAATCCCAACGACGCCCTGCTGCAATATAAAGTCGCGCGCATGCTCTTGATTGCGTCGGCCAGCACGGGCAGCGGCATGGATGAAGCGATCGAGTACGCGAGCCGCACGATCAACGCCGATCCCGAAGCGCCGTACGGCTGGGCAATTCAGGCGATGGTGCTGGACTGGGCCGGCGATGTCGGCGGCGCACTGGCCTCGGCGCTGCACGCCCGCGCGATCGATGAAGACTTCGCGCCAACCTATGCCTTCATGGCCGAGATCTACTACGACCTCGGCGACATTGAAACTGCCTCGACGTACCTCGATCAGGCGCAGGAAATGGATACTACCGGTCTCGCGTCGGTGGACATCTACCGCAACCGTGCGCTGTTGTCGTCGACGGTGGGCGACTACGACGCCGCCATTCAGGATCTGCGCGCCGCGCTGGAAATGGCCCCCAACCACAGCTACATCGCAGTTGAGCTAGCAAATAACTATATCGCGCTGGACGAGTTCGACTCGGCGATGGAAGTACTCAGCGACACGCTGAACCGTAACCCGAACGATCCGTACCTGCTGTGGCGCATGGGCTGGGCGCAAGTCGAAGCCGGGACGCGCGATCGCGCCTACGAGTATTACCGCCGCTGCCTCGACGCCGCGCCGGACAATATGCGCTGCCTGTCGTATCTGGGTGGCTTGCAGTACAGTGATGAGGACTTCGTGAGCGCCGTGCCGAACCTGTCGCGCGCGATCGAGATGGGGTCGGAGGACACGTCCGACTTCTACCAGCTGGGCATGGCCTACGCCCAGCAGGGCCAGTGCGACCTCGGCGTGCCCTACTTCCAGCGCGGGTACGAGCTGGCCGTCGCGCAGGAGAAAGAAAGTGCCCAGAGCGATTTCTCCTCCGCCAGCCAGGAGTACTGCAGCCGGGCGCTGGTGCCGGTTGAAACGCTCGCAACGGAAGCGCCCGTAGACACGGAAGTCTTCGCCACCGCGACCCCAACGCCGTCCCCATAA